The proteins below come from a single Amphiura filiformis chromosome 15, Afil_fr2py, whole genome shotgun sequence genomic window:
- the LOC140170821 gene encoding uncharacterized protein: MVVLPYKEGLSQRVRRVFKKHGINTAFKPHQTLRNILVHPKDKRDVKQTSDCVYETPCLNCDKSYIGETSRLFGTRLKEHKTEAGKASKKAYTRAQRQASVTGEENKSAITDHVAEHNHVIGWEESQIKDREQNRKRRHIKEAIWIRKRGAKTLNRDEGNYFLPHIYDQVLTAPSTPAPSGSSRRCAGIDSHHVLT, encoded by the exons ATGGTAGTCCTTCCGTACAAAGAAGGTCTCTCACAACGGGTGAGGCGAGTCTTTAAAAAACACGGCATCAACACCGCGTTTAAGCCACATCAGACTCTTCGTAATATACTGGTCCATCCTAAGGACAAGCGAGATGTGAAGCAAACTTCTGACTGTGTTTACGAAACTCCCTGCCTCAACTGTGATAAATCATATATTGGAGAAACATCAAGACTCTTTGGTACACGGCTCAAAGAACACAAAACAGAAGCCGGTAAAGCTTCAAAGAAAGCTTACACCAGAGCGCAAAGACAGGCCTCCGTTACGGGGGAGGAGAATAAATCTGCTATCACAGATCACGTGGCCGAGCATAACCATGTAATCGGTTGGGAGGAGTCCCAAATCAAAGACAGAGAACAGAACAGGAAGAGGAGacacataaaagaagccatttggattaGAAAGAGGGGGGCCAAGACACTCAACAGAGATGAGGGGAACTACTTTCTTCCACATAtttatgaccaagtcctaacagcgccatctacgcCAGCTCCATCCGGTAGCAGTCGACgatgtgcaggaattg ATTCGCATCATGTGCTAACCTAA